From a region of the Deltaproteobacteria bacterium genome:
- a CDS encoding tetratricopeptide repeat protein: MNFLQKVICTSCVALSVSCAGNPQKQVRRSQVERFFSGHSHDQVHEQAQQQKSLRYFSKENSYFYYVLSELDAFEGHTLEGRSLLEKAIALHPSSSFLQLELAQHSIESNQVSEAFEAAQKAVELDPKNTDAHLLLGKLLAAKKESEKAIAQYETVIQLLPKDDEAYSSLVREYLAQKKNAQALEVLARLKKANPESSIASLYSGLIYASSKSKKDISKAIEAFKNVLETSPEDSRALQALGQLYVDEGKNADALRIYETLANLNPSDLSIQVRLGLLYYEKRDYKLAIEVFKKVLARNPSADRIQYYLGILYQNTNDDTEALKYFAQVPAESTYYKDAVLRQVLILQQRAETEKSLKLIQEALAKKESVSEFYDVYANILIAQKKMTAAVEVLEKAIQKFPKEDRLQFSLGVAYDKQGNFEKSVQTMREVIQTNPKNASALNYMAYTFAEKGIYLDEALKYAHEAVLLRPKDGFILDSLGWVYYKKGDFVRAFQNLQKAILLNPGEPTILEHIGDVFAILGERTKAVVYYKKAFEFLQAKQIKDQEDEEDLARLKKKFSHPLV; the protein is encoded by the coding sequence ATGAATTTTCTTCAAAAAGTTATTTGTACGAGTTGTGTTGCCTTGAGTGTCTCTTGTGCAGGAAATCCTCAAAAACAAGTACGCCGCTCGCAAGTGGAGCGTTTTTTTTCGGGGCATTCCCACGATCAAGTCCATGAGCAGGCCCAGCAGCAGAAAAGCCTGCGTTATTTTTCTAAAGAAAACTCCTATTTTTATTATGTGCTCTCCGAACTGGATGCCTTTGAAGGACATACCCTGGAGGGAAGGAGCTTGCTTGAAAAAGCTATAGCCTTGCATCCCAGCTCTTCTTTTTTGCAGCTCGAACTTGCTCAGCATAGTATTGAAAGCAATCAGGTAAGTGAGGCCTTTGAGGCTGCCCAGAAGGCGGTTGAACTGGATCCTAAAAATACCGATGCCCATCTGCTTTTGGGAAAGCTTTTGGCGGCCAAAAAAGAATCTGAAAAAGCTATTGCCCAATATGAAACGGTCATCCAGTTGCTTCCCAAAGACGATGAGGCTTATTCTTCGCTAGTTCGCGAATATCTTGCCCAAAAGAAAAACGCCCAGGCCTTGGAGGTGCTTGCGCGACTCAAGAAGGCCAATCCCGAATCGAGTATCGCGTCTTTATATTCAGGTTTGATTTATGCGAGTTCCAAATCGAAAAAGGATATTTCTAAGGCCATTGAGGCGTTCAAGAATGTCCTGGAAACCAGTCCGGAAGATTCCCGTGCGCTTCAGGCCCTGGGGCAGCTCTATGTGGATGAGGGTAAAAATGCCGATGCGCTCAGGATATACGAAACCCTGGCAAACCTTAATCCTAGTGATCTTTCCATACAGGTGCGCCTGGGTTTGTTGTATTACGAAAAAAGAGACTATAAGTTGGCCATTGAGGTCTTTAAGAAAGTGCTGGCCAGGAATCCCAGTGCAGATCGAATCCAGTATTACCTGGGGATACTTTATCAAAATACAAATGACGATACTGAGGCCTTGAAATATTTTGCGCAAGTGCCAGCGGAATCTACTTATTATAAAGATGCCGTTCTGCGCCAAGTTTTGATTCTGCAGCAGCGTGCCGAAACCGAAAAATCCTTAAAGCTTATCCAGGAAGCCCTTGCAAAAAAAGAATCGGTCTCCGAATTTTATGACGTGTATGCCAATATCTTAATCGCTCAGAAAAAAATGACTGCAGCAGTAGAAGTCTTGGAAAAAGCCATTCAGAAATTTCCAAAAGAAGATCGCCTGCAATTCAGTCTGGGAGTGGCCTACGACAAGCAGGGGAATTTCGAGAAAAGTGTTCAGACGATGCGAGAAGTAATTCAAACCAATCCCAAAAATGCCTCGGCGCTCAATTACATGGCCTATACCTTTGCGGAGAAAGGCATCTATCTGGATGAAGCCCTGAAATACGCCCATGAGGCGGTTCTATTAAGACCCAAGGATGGTTTTATTCTCGATAGCTTAGGTTGGGTTTACTATAAAAAAGGGGATTTTGTGCGGGCATTCCAGAATTTGCAAAAGGCCATCCTCTTAAACCCCGGCGAGCCCACCATTTTAGAGCATATCGGAGATGTCTTTGCCATCCTGGGCGAACGGACGAAAGCCGTTGTCTATTACAAAAAAGCCTTCGAGTTCTTGCAGGCCAAACAGATTAAGGACCAGGAAGACGAAGAAGATCTGGCCCGCTTAAAAAAAAAGTTTTCACATCCGCTAGTGTGA